In Rhizoctonia solani chromosome 7, complete sequence, one DNA window encodes the following:
- a CDS encoding TLC domain protein, with amino-acid sequence MATTKAPDANGHTPSPEDNRSILTMYYQDITTLDWIKWPSSSFRLMALPVLLSLNWKIIGTSHKNPFSSLIFISNPVKTRPDGQVLYAKSYAARHFLILKFTRFIRQFLHLYGLHPLAKRLGLRGSKQERFVEQAYSFLYYGSMGIFGLFVMRELPTWWYKTEHFWLEYPHWEMTARMKYYYLLQTAYWTQQLFVLVLKIEKPRKDYTELVIHHAVTIWLIGWSYLINLTWIGNAVFVTMDWSDVFLAISKVLNYLDMEIPKTIAFIWFTIVWTYTRHYLNLRIIWSVWNEFWLIKPENMMWDRARGVWLAPWMRYQVFAPLVALQAVNLFWYWNIWRIIITTVVFKKDLDDDRSEHGDDEPKEKEE; translated from the exons ATGGCGACTACCAAGGCGCCAGATGCAAACGGTCACAC GCCATCGCCAGAAGACAATCGTTCGATATTGACCATGTATTACCAAGATATCACCACGCTAGACTGGATAAAATGGCCTA GCTCGTCGTTTAGGTTGATGGCTCTCCCGGTTTTACTCTCTCTCAACTGGAAAATCATAGGCACATCTCACAAAAATCCGTTCTCTTCCTTAATCTTTATCTCCAATCCCGTCAAGACACGACCAGACGGGCAGGTCCTGTATGCCAAGAGTTATGCGGCACGTCACTTCCTTATTCTCAAATTCACCCG CTTTATACGTCAATTCCTCCATCTATATGGCTTGCATCCTCTTGCAAAGCGCCTGGGATTGCGAGGAAGCAAGCAGGAGCGATTTGTTGAACAAGCATATTCGTTCTTGTACTACGGCTCGATGGGGATCTTTGGACTG TTCGTCATGCGTGAACTGCCGACGTGGTGGTACAAAACCGAACACTTTTGGCTCG AATATCCCCATTGGGAGATGACTGCTCGCATGAAGTATTACTACCTACTCCAAACTGCGTATTGGACTCAACAACTATTCGTTCTGGTCCTCAAGATCGAAAAACCTCGCAAGGACTACACCGAGCTAGTGATTCATCACGCTGTTACTATTTGGTTGATTGG CTGGAGCTATCTCATCAACTTGACCTGGATCGGAAATGCTGTGTTCGTGACTATGGACTGGAGCGACGTTTTTCTTGCG ATCTCTAAAGTCTTGAATTACCTTGACATGGAAATACCTAAAACAATCGCATTCATTTGGTTTACTATTGTTTGGAC GTACACCCGACACTACTTGAACTTGCGTATCATCTGGTCAGTCTGGAACGAGTTCTGGCTGATCAA ACCTGAGAATATGATGTGGGACCGTGCAAGAGGAGTATGGCTCGCTCCTTG GATGAGATACCAGGTCTTTGCACCATTAGTCGCTCTTCAAGCAGTCAATCTATTTTGGTATTGGAACATTTGGCGTATTATTATTAC TACGGTTGTATTCAAAAAGGATCTCGACGACGACCGATCAGAGCACGGGGACGACGAGCCCAAAGAAAAGGAGGAATAG
- a CDS encoding histone deacetylase family protein: MSAIMSHLSQLQAQDGSWSQEDVDIDVDAVSEGDLLEVIQQVHHVDYIEYLRDAYEMWVQDGGSKNAVMPETFPHPGLMASSKSKAMYAKNLSPLAKAGLYCFDLSCPITGDTFTSALAAVRVVLSALQYLVSESSAQASPGAFALTRPPGHHASPSVCGGYCFFNNAAIAARYLQSRVPNTKIAILDIDYHHGNGICNVACGLMIAQDVFYQDPSVLYISLHAEGDYPYFTGTSEEIGDGPGVGFNLNIPLAQYTTGNIEYIAALQKGLERISEFGSQWLLVSLGVDTYKHDPLCNFNLTTEGYHEIGREIGLLKLPTLFVMEGGYHIDTLGVNVGGVLLGFKTAV, from the exons ATGTCCGCAATTATGTCTCATTTATCACAATTGCAAGCACAAGATGGGAGTTGGAGCCAGGAAGACGTTGACATTGATGTCGATGCTGTCAGTGAGGGAGATCTGCTTGAGGTTATCCAACAAGTACACCACGTTGATTATATTGAGTATTTACGAGACGCATATGAGATGTGGGTGCAGGATGGGGGTAGCAAA AACGCAGTCATGCCAGAAACATTTCCCCATCCCGGATTGATGGCGTCCTCCAAGTCAAAGGCTATGTATGCAAAGAATCTTTCGCCGTTAGCAAAAGCGG GATTGTATTGTTTCGACCTTAGTTGCCCGATCACAGGAG ACACGTTCACAAGTGCGCTAGCTGCAGTACGAGTCGTGCTCTCCGCACTACAATACCTCGTGTCCGAATCATCTGCCCAAGCATCTCCAGGGGCTTTCGCTCTAAC GAGACCACCAGGACATCACGCAAGTCCGTCTGTATGTGGAGGGTACTGTTTCTTCAACAACGCCGCGATCGCAGCAAGGTACCTGCAATCTCGTGTACCCAACACCAAAATTGCGATTCTAGACATTGATTATCACCACGGAAATGGAA TTTGTAATGTGGCCTGTGGCCTGATGATAGCTCAAGACGTGTTTTACCAAGATCCGTCCGTGCTGTATATCTCCCTTCATGCAGAGGGAGACTATCCTT ATTTTACCGGGACCTCGGAGGAGATCGGGGATGGCCCTGGAGTAGGATTCAACTTGAACATACCACTTGCACAATACACAACCGGGAACATAGAGTATATCGCTGCGCTTCAAAAGGGTTTAGAGAGAATTTCTGAATTTGGTTCACAGTGGCTACTGGTCAG TTTAGGGGTTGATACATACAAACATGACCCCTTGTGTAATTTCAACCTCACAACCGAGGGCTACCATGAAATAGGTAGGGAGATAGGCTTACTCAAGTTACCAACTTTATTCGTCATGGAAGG CGGGTATCACATTGATACCCTTGGTGTCAACGTTGGAGGAGTGCTCTTGGGTTTCAAAACCGCTGTGTAA
- a CDS encoding extracellular metalloproteinase MEP, whose protein sequence is MAPLAKLATVALMIASGAVAAPWDSTSRHMTHRVRSVGPQKAQFQSYHPPSTFETFGQGVDHPLTKRGIRDASTLEAAKAFLESKLGVSADALSHKSGSTSDITEHEYFRQQLNGIPIANAVANVALKNNKVVSYGASFVKPKSVASATPTLTKEQAITKAEAATGGKYNKWPTTLEYFAKDSDHVVLAHVVQVQNDQSDEWYEAFVDASTGEIVNIVSFVADASYRVVPFTSQSPDDGFSTVTDPQDTVSSPNGWHQYGTTSTTSTSGNNVISYKSSTSGTTSQSSATNNYNYVFNSAVSPSTSPNVDAARVNAFYVANMIHDVTYRYGFDETSYNFQQNNNGKGGAQNDRVQISVQDSSGTNNANFATPADGQPGQMRMYTWTYTTPNRDGALENDIVTHEYTHGISNRLTGGGTGRCLQTTEAGGMGEGWSDAFADWTEQTSATDKDFTLGSYVIKNAAGIRSYPYSTSKTTNPLTYGSLRTLNEVHDIGEVWALIWHEVYAALIKKSGFSASKNDPTGTAGNIVALHLFIDSLKLQPCNPTFISARDAIIQADANRYAGANKCTLWAAFAKRGLGSGATTTKADSTTVPSGC, encoded by the exons ATGGCTCCTCTCGCTAAACTTGCTACTGTTGCTTTGATGATTGCCTCTGGCGCCGTCGCTGCTCCCTGGGACAGCACCTCTCGTCACATGACCCATCGTGTTCGCTCGGTCGGTCCTCAGAAAGCTCAGTTCCAGTCTTACCATCCTCCGTCGACCTTTGAGACTTTCGGCCAAGGTGTCGACCACCCTTTGACCAAGCGTGGGATTAGGGACGCAAGCACTCTGGAGGCCGCCAAAGCTTTCCTTGAGAGCAAACTCGGTGTCTCTGCTGACGCTCTGTCCCACAAGAGTGGCTCCACTTCCGATATTACTGAGCACGAGTACTTCCGCCAGCAGCTT AACGGCATCCCGATCGCAAATGCCGTAGCTAATGTCGCGCTCAAGAATAACAAAGTTGTTTCGTATGGTGCCAGTTTTGTCAAGCCAA AGTCTGTCGCTTCAGCCACGCCTACCTTGACCAAGGAGCAAGCTATTACCAAGGCCGAGgctgcaacaggggggaagTATAACAAATGGCCTACCACTCTTGAG TACTTTGCCAAGGACTCGGACCATGTCGTTCTTGCACACGTAGTCCAAGTCCAAAACGATCAGTCCGACGAGTGGTATGAAGCATTTGTCGATGCCAGCACCGGAGAAATCGTCAATATCGTTTCTTTCGTGGCTGATGCTAGC TACCGCGTGGTTCCATTCACctcccaatcacctgatgATGGATTTTCTACTGTGACTGACCCTCAAGACACTGTGTCTTCCCCTAACGGATGGCACCAGTATGGTACGACCAGCACGACCAGCACCTCTGGCAACAACGTCATTTCGTACAAGAGCTCCACCAGCGGCACAACCTCGCAATCGAGCGCCACGAATAATTATAACTATGTCTTTAACTCGGCTGTCTCTCCTTCCACTAGCCCCAATGTGGATGCTGCTCGCGTCAATGCGTTCTACGTGGCCAACATGATTCACGATGTTACC TACCGCTACGGCTTTGACGAAACTTCATACAACTTCCAGCAGAACAACAATGGCAAAGGTGGTGCACAAAACGACCGCGTCCAGATTTCTGTTCAGGACTCTTCTGGTACCAACAACGCTAACTTTGCCACCCCTGCTGATGGTCAGCCTGGCCAGATGCGTATGTATACCTGGACTTACACTACCCCCAACCGCGACGGTGCCCTCGAGAATGACATTGTTACACATGAATACACCCATGGAATCTCCAACCGCCTGACTGGTGGTGGAACTGGTCGCTGCTTGCAAACCACTGAGGCCGGTGGAATGGGCGAGGGCTGGTCTGATGCATTCGCGGACTGGACGGAACAGACCAGTGCGACTGACAAAGACTTCACCCTTGGCTCATATGTTATCAAGAATGCTGCCGGTATTCGCTCCTACCCATACTCTACCAGCAAAACAACCAACCCCCTTACCTATGGCTCTCTCCGTACCCTCAATGAGGTGCATGACATTGGTGAGGTTTGGGCTCTCATCTGGCACGAGGTGTATGCTGCTTTGATTAAAAAATC TGGATTCTCGGCTAGCAAGAACGACCCTACCGGCACAGCTGGTAATATTGTTGCTCT ACATTTGTTCATTGATAGTCTGAAACTCCAGCCCTGCAACCCAACTTTCATCTCTGCTCGTGATG CCATTATCCAAGCCGACGCCAACCGATACGCAGGCGCCAACAAGTGCACACTTTGGGCTGCATTTGCCAAGCGCGGCCTTGGAAGCG GTGCGACTACGACCAAGGCGGACAGTACGACTGTCCCTAGCGGATGCTAG
- a CDS encoding staphylococcal nuclease domain-containing protein 1, with product MPKSIASDLPLSKQLNDLKTLYASDSRARALVLWTASATSMIGLVGFFAGSRFIQASRRIPNADWMHPGLLLKRPLIRGVVTRVGDADNFRLYHTPGPFWFWPFKFRKVPTNSKDLANETLHIRINAVDAPEGAHFGREAQPKSQEALQWLKDQIGGKTIWCRPLRRDHHGRIVASCYLPPRLLPNNVFKGKHLSMEMLRAGWATVYEQGGAEYDPYTKEAFLRVETEAKAAKRGIWEKGSRLKETPAEYKRRHVAAEAAAAAAGVASK from the exons ATGCCAAAGTCTATCGCCTCCGATTTGCCGTTATCAAAGCAGCTTAATGACCTCAAGACTCTGTACGCCTCTGACTCGCGCGCTCGCGCACTCGTTTTATGGACAGCTAGTGCAACTTCAATGATTGGGCTAGTAGGATTTTTCGCCGGCTCCCGGTTTATCCAGGCTTCTAGACGGATACCGAATGCTGATTGGATGCATCCCGGGTTACTTCTCAAGAGACCTTTGATCAGAGGTGTTGTGACGAG GGTAGGAGATGCTGATAATTTCAG ATTATACCATACTCCTGGCCCGTTCTGGTTTTGGCCCTTCAAGTTTAGAAAGGTGCCTACGAATTCCAAAG ATCTGGCTAACGAAACACTACATATAAGGATCAATGCTGTGGATGCTCCCGAG GGAGCCCATTTCGGGAGAGAAGCGCAACCGAAGAGCCAGGAAGCATTGCAGTGGCTCAAGGACCAGATCGGTGGAAAGACGATTTGGTGTCGGCCTCTGAGGAGAGACCATCACGGGAGAATT GTCGCTTCATGTTATCTTCCTCCCCGCCTCCTTCCGAACAACGTATTTAAAGGAAAACACCTATCCATGGAGATGCTGAGGGCTGGATGGGCAACCGTATACGAGCAAGGAGGAGCAGAGTATGACCCATATACCAAAGAGGCATTTTTGAGGGTCGAGACGGAGGCAAA AGCCGCTAAGCGAGGCATATGGGAAAAGGGAAGTAGACTCAAAGAAACACCAGCAGAATATAAAAGGCGACATGTCGCTGCCgaggctgctgctgctgctgctggagtAGCCAGCAAGTGA
- a CDS encoding DNA-directed RNA polymerase II subunit RPB3, with amino-acid sequence MTTESLPNFGVELTASSRKRKPSPPSLSSPPSPSAPSAPLKSPPGDTPSKTDKRKNKKLKKAETKAQNDKPPSLSFAGGELRKRKGPISVEEVRDVFLHLFGDGAPTKFLVIENPRSILRAVLLLVPGISPEAVGAVDPPYGSAYPIAIGATGASKIPSINSCYSHACPTRATGELTKMHSVLTTLLQSPISSEQKRKRLLERQQQKFSNDDPSMYLLDTPGMLDNGYPVPSYLGEGLSANPESVRATSSWPVAAPTPQTRENGWVETPQTTRDGALKAVAIDCEMCETEDGKVLARVCAVDFYSDKVVYDQLVLPDKPVIDYLTQFSGITAEQLASVTHKLPDAQAGLLELIDKDTIIIGHSLENDLRALKLAHPRCIDTSIIYKHPRGAPYKPGLKWLAQKWLNLDIQMKQGGHDPEEDARACLALLAKKLKEGPDFGVFKQDVESIFERLSKSNGRHGKGSTSAVIDHGNPRAWHGAKATSAVSCQTDDQVVTGVIDAARNHDFVFGRLLELSQALGWTTPRTQPNASASPAPTPTPTEPDPSTLESAYADLNSRITTIHKSLPAGTVLCIMSGNGDPRQMSALNMKKSRWDGMMREGKRPEDIPQAEWWTMEQGRLLEDATERAKRGLAFFCLRLHVEVRGADDEAVDFDLVGVDASIANAFRRILIAEVPTVAIENVYIWNNTSVIQDEVLAHRLGLVPIRADPALLDFPDSAVGPTDRNTLVFKLSVTCSRNPGVPKDETDPAVLYKNANVLSGHMEWNGVGEQVNDFGNNPPRPHNPKILLAKLRPGQELEMELHCVKGVGQDHAKFSPVATASYRLMPHVIFRQPIPPHLCDKFVSCFPSGVFAVEQGANGQKKVVAKDMRKDTVSREVLRHKEFEGMIELTRIRDFFMFRIESSGSIPAPNLMPMAVDVMRQKISKLKAAAENLYVNRDA; translated from the exons ATGACGACAGAATCTCTTCCCAATTTCGGTGTTGAATTGACCGCTTCGAGCCGCAAGAGAAAGCCGTCGCCTCCCAGCCTCAGCAGTCCGCCTTCGCCTTCTGCACCTTCAGCTCCTCTCAAGAGCCCACCCGGTGATACACCATCCAAAACTGATAAAAGAAAGAATAAAAAATTGAAAAAGGCAGAGACAAAGGCACAG AACGACAAGCCACCTTCGTTATCGTTTGCTGGTGGAGAGCTTCGGAAGCGCAAGGGCCCGATATCAGTCGAG GAAGTTCGGGATGTTTTTCTGCACCTTTTTGGAGATGGTGCACCTACTAAATTTCTTGTGATAGAG AATCCTCGCAGTATCCTTCGAGCTGTACTCCTATTGGTGCCTGGTATCAGTCCAGAAGCTGTTGGTGCAGTCGATCCCCCCTATGGCTCCGCCTACCCCATAGCTATCGGCGCCACTGGGGCCTCTAAAATCCCATCGATCAATAGCTGTTATTCACATGCCTGCCCAACACGAGCTACCGGAGAGCTTACCAAAATGCATTCGGTCTTGACCACTTTGCTTCAGTCACCTATATCTTCCGAGCAGAAACGTAAGCGTCTTTTGGAACGCCAGCAACAAA AATTCAGTAACGACGATCCTAGCATGTATCTACTGGATACCCCAGGCATGTTGGATAATGGCTATCCTGTACCGTCGTATTTGGGCGAAGGTCTTAGCGCAAATCCAGAATCTGTCCGCGCAACGAGTTCATGGCCTGTAGCTGCGCCCACGCCTCAGACGAGAGAGAATGGTTGGGTCGAGACCCCCCAAACGACTAGAGATGGGGCACTGAAAGCAGTCGCAATAGATTGCGAGATG TGCGAAACAGAGGACGGAAAGGTGCTTGCCCGCGTCTGTGCGGTGGATTTTTACTCGGATAAAGTAGTTTACGATCAGTTGGTCTTGCCGGACAAACCCGTCATCGACTATCTAACCCA GTTTTCTGGTATCACAGCGGAACAACTCGCGTCTGTAACCCATAAGCTTCCAGATGCTCAAGCGGGATTATTGGAGCTGATAGACAAGGACACGATTATTATCGGGCATTCGCTTGAAAACGATCTACGTGCTTTGAAACTCGCCCATCCGAGATGTATCGATACATCAATCATTTACAAGCACCCGCGTGGAGCTCCGTATAAACCCGGTCTGAAATGGTTGGCACAAAAATGGTTGAATCTAGATATACAGATGAAGCAGGGTGGTCATGATCCTGAAGAGGACGCCCGTGCGTGTCTTGCCTTACTTGCGAAGAAATTAAAAGAGG GACCTGATTTTGGCGTGTTTAAACAAGATGTCGAATCCATATTTGAGCGGCTATCTAAATCGAACGGTCGGCATGGAAAGGGATCCACTTCAGCCGTAATCGACCATGGGAACCCACGGGCATGGCATGGAGCAAAAGCGACTTCTGCTGTATCTTGTCAAACTGATGATCAG GTGGTGACCGGAGTTATCGATGCGGCTCGGAATCATGACTTTGTTTTCGGGCGGTTACTGGAGCTTTCACAAGCCCTTGGGT GGACAACCCCTCGCACCCAGCCGAACGCAAGTGCAAGTCCTGCTCCAACGCCAACGCCTACCGAGCCAGACCCATCGACTCTTGAATCGGCCTATGCAGATCTAAACTCCCGAATCACCACAATCCATAAATCTCTTCCTGCGGGAACAGTCTTGTGCATCATGTCAGGCAACGGGGATCCTCGCCAAATGTCTGCCCTCAATATGAAAAAGTCGCGCTGGGACGGGATGATGAGGGAGGGTAAGCGGCCAGAGGATATTCCCCAGGCCGAGTGGTGGACCATGGAACAAGGCCGGCTTTTGGAGGATGCGACCGAACGGGCAAAACGGGGTTTGGCGTTCTTCTGTCTA AGACTACATGTGGAAGTGCGAGGGGCAGACGACGAAGCTGTAGATTTTGACCTTGTTGGAGTGGACGCCTCGATAGCCAACGCATTCAGAAGGATATTAATAGCCGAG GTGCCAACTGTTGCAATCGAGAATGTATATATTTGGAACAACACCTCGGTCATTCAAGATGAAGTCCTGGCACATAGACTGGGATTAGTGCCTATTCGTGCAGATCCTGCGTTGTTAGATTTTCCTGACA GTGCTGTGGGACCAACAGATCGAAATACACTTGTCTTCAAGTTGAGTGTCACCTGTTCGCGGAACCCAGGTGTACCAAAGGACGAGACCGATCCGGCTGTTTTATACAAGAATGCCAACG TGCTATCGGGTCATATGGAATGGAATGGCGTTGGTGAACAAGTCAATGATTTCGGGAATAATCCGCCTCGACCACATAATCCCAAGATTCTTCTTGCCAAGCTCCGACCTGGTCAG GAACTTGAAATGGAACTGCACTGTGTGAAAGGTGTTGGCCAGGACCATGCGAAATTCTCGCCAGTTGCCACTGCTTCATACCGCCTTATGCCCCACGTCATTTTCCGACAACCCATTCCTCCTCACTTGTGCGACAAATTTGTCTCGTGTTTCCCTTCTGGCGTATTTGCTGTGGAGCAAGGTGCCAATGGCCAAAAGAAAGTTGTTGCAAAGGATATGAGGAAGGATACGGTCTCGAGAGAGGTCTTGAGGCATAAAGAGTTCGAAGGGATGATTGAGTTGACAAGAATACGGGATTTCTTCATGT TCCGAATTGAATCTTCAGGAAGCATACCAGCACCCAACCTGATGCCAATGGCTGTTGATGTGATGAGACAGAAGATATCAAAATTAAAGGCTGCGGCTGAAAATCTTTATGTTAACCGTGATGCATAG